A DNA window from Myxococcales bacterium contains the following coding sequences:
- the ileS gene encoding isoleucine--tRNA ligase translates to MSTTSTPSSPPRKKAPYQPTAADVRLPSLEEEVLAFWDDAKIFERSVEGTALRPRYSFYDGPPFATGLPHYGHLLASILKDIVPRYWTMRGYHIPRRFGWDCHGLPVEYEINKKLNVESSKQVLAMGIDTYNAECRSIVQRYTSEWKRTIRRVGRWVDMERPYFTMDKSFMQSVWWVFKQLWDKGLIYEGHKVVPYSVGVSTPLSNFEANLNYKDVQDPALTVAFRSLKLPDTFFLAWTTTPWTLPSNLALAVGTDIDYAFVRHEGKTFVVAAALANSVFGDAPEVLETVKGETLLGHTYEPLFPYFADRAHEGAFRVIGSGHVTTDSGTGIVHIAPAFGEEDYDACKAAGIALVNPVDDDGMFTAEVPDWQGIRVKEADKDIIARLKAEGKLFRHDTITHSYPFCWRSDTPLIYKAVSTWFVKVDAIKNQLLAANSETQWVPSHLRDGRFGKWLENARDWAISRNRFWGTPLPIWQNAQGETVCIGSIEELAQHTGVTVDDLHIETVSKLQLPAKQGGEPLTQTGGVLDCWFESGSMPYAQWAYPFENEEAFKQSFPADFIAEGLDQTRGWFYTLMVIGTALYGRAPFKNVVVNGLILAEDGKKMSKSLRNYPDPMEVLEQHGADALRLYLIDSPVVKAQELRFSEKGVRDIVRRILLRWWNAYSFFVSYANIDGFVPRGDYRETPNVLDTWVLSRLHSLIHTANAEMNEYRLYNVVPALLQFIEELTNTYIRSNRSHFWRDGMPEDKRLAFETLHHVLTTLAKLMAPFTPFLAETTYRNLAAVLPDHKDSVHLEDYPQAQEDLRHPELEAAVGRMAQLLLMGRNIREKIGVKAKIPLRSLRIIHRDPRVLEALAGLEAYITDELNVREVIYETREDAYIQVSTKANFPKLGPRLGKRMKEVSAAIAKMSLDEMLALENGQTLTFAGEPLTLEDVEIRRAPRTPSDSLLAHQLISIELDPTVSEEQILEGLSREVIRRVNMARKEAGLNLDDRIGLELACAGDLRRAVEAHKTSIMADTLTVDLALVDEAPAGDFVSQLDVDEAKLGLGLRKAPAR, encoded by the coding sequence ATGTCCACGACGTCCACGCCGAGCTCGCCCCCCCGCAAGAAAGCCCCCTACCAGCCGACCGCCGCCGACGTGCGCCTGCCAAGCCTCGAAGAGGAGGTCCTGGCGTTCTGGGACGATGCGAAAATCTTCGAGCGCTCGGTCGAGGGCACCGCCCTTCGCCCCCGCTACTCGTTCTACGACGGCCCCCCTTTCGCCACGGGTTTGCCCCACTACGGGCACCTGCTGGCCAGCATCTTGAAGGACATCGTGCCCCGCTACTGGACGATGCGCGGCTATCACATCCCGCGCCGCTTCGGCTGGGATTGCCACGGCCTGCCGGTCGAGTACGAGATCAACAAAAAGCTGAACGTCGAGAGCAGCAAACAGGTGCTCGCGATGGGCATCGACACGTACAACGCCGAGTGCCGCAGCATCGTGCAGCGCTACACCAGTGAGTGGAAGCGCACGATTCGGCGCGTGGGCCGCTGGGTCGACATGGAGCGCCCCTACTTCACCATGGACAAAAGCTTCATGCAGTCCGTGTGGTGGGTCTTCAAGCAGCTGTGGGACAAGGGTCTCATCTACGAAGGCCACAAGGTGGTGCCGTATTCGGTGGGAGTCAGCACACCGCTTTCCAATTTCGAGGCCAATCTCAACTACAAGGACGTTCAGGATCCCGCGCTCACCGTGGCCTTTCGTTCCCTGAAGCTGCCTGACACGTTCTTTTTGGCCTGGACGACCACGCCCTGGACCTTGCCCAGCAACCTGGCCTTGGCCGTGGGCACCGACATCGACTACGCGTTCGTGCGGCACGAGGGCAAAACCTTCGTGGTGGCCGCAGCGCTTGCGAACAGCGTCTTTGGCGACGCGCCCGAGGTGCTCGAAACCGTCAAGGGCGAGACCTTGCTCGGCCACACCTACGAGCCCCTCTTTCCATACTTCGCCGACCGCGCCCACGAGGGGGCCTTTCGGGTGATCGGCAGCGGGCACGTCACCACGGACAGCGGCACGGGGATCGTGCACATCGCCCCCGCGTTTGGCGAAGAGGACTACGACGCTTGCAAGGCAGCAGGCATCGCCCTGGTCAACCCCGTGGACGATGACGGCATGTTCACGGCCGAGGTGCCCGATTGGCAGGGCATTCGCGTCAAGGAAGCCGACAAGGACATCATCGCGCGGCTCAAGGCCGAGGGGAAGCTCTTCCGCCACGACACCATCACCCACAGCTACCCCTTCTGCTGGCGCTCGGACACACCGCTCATCTACAAGGCGGTCTCGACGTGGTTCGTGAAGGTGGACGCCATCAAGAACCAGCTGCTCGCGGCCAACTCCGAGACCCAATGGGTGCCCTCACACCTGCGCGATGGCCGCTTCGGCAAGTGGCTCGAGAACGCCCGCGACTGGGCCATCTCACGCAACCGCTTTTGGGGCACGCCCCTGCCCATTTGGCAAAACGCGCAGGGCGAGACCGTCTGCATCGGCTCCATCGAGGAGCTGGCGCAGCACACGGGGGTGACCGTGGATGACCTGCACATCGAAACGGTCTCCAAGCTGCAGCTCCCCGCGAAGCAGGGCGGCGAGCCCCTCACCCAGACCGGAGGCGTGCTCGACTGCTGGTTCGAGAGCGGCAGCATGCCCTACGCGCAATGGGCCTACCCCTTCGAGAACGAAGAGGCCTTCAAGCAAAGCTTCCCGGCCGACTTCATCGCCGAGGGGCTCGACCAGACCCGCGGATGGTTTTACACGCTCATGGTGATCGGCACCGCGCTTTACGGCCGCGCGCCCTTCAAGAACGTTGTGGTCAACGGGCTCATCTTGGCCGAAGACGGCAAAAAGATGAGCAAGAGCCTCCGCAATTATCCCGATCCCATGGAGGTCCTCGAGCAGCACGGGGCGGACGCGCTGCGCCTCTACCTCATCGATTCGCCCGTGGTGAAGGCCCAGGAGCTGCGCTTTTCGGAGAAGGGCGTGCGCGACATCGTGCGGCGGATCCTGCTGCGTTGGTGGAACGCATATTCATTCTTCGTGAGCTACGCCAACATCGACGGCTTCGTGCCGCGCGGCGACTACCGCGAGACCCCCAACGTACTCGACACGTGGGTGCTCTCGCGCTTGCACTCGCTCATCCACACGGCCAACGCCGAGATGAACGAGTACCGCCTGTACAACGTGGTGCCCGCGCTGCTGCAGTTCATCGAAGAGCTGACGAACACGTACATTCGCTCGAACCGGAGCCACTTCTGGCGCGACGGCATGCCCGAGGACAAACGCCTGGCGTTCGAGACGTTGCACCACGTCCTGACGACGCTCGCCAAGCTCATGGCGCCGTTTACGCCCTTTCTCGCCGAGACCACGTACCGCAACCTGGCGGCCGTGCTGCCCGACCACAAAGACAGCGTGCACCTCGAGGACTACCCCCAGGCGCAAGAAGACCTGAGGCACCCCGAGCTCGAAGCCGCCGTGGGGCGCATGGCACAGCTCTTACTGATGGGGCGCAACATCCGTGAGAAGATCGGCGTCAAAGCCAAAATTCCGCTGCGCAGCCTGCGCATCATCCACCGGGATCCCCGCGTGCTCGAGGCGCTCGCGGGGCTCGAGGCCTACATCACCGACGAACTCAACGTGCGCGAGGTGATCTACGAGACCCGCGAGGACGCGTACATTCAGGTCTCGACGAAGGCCAATTTCCCGAAGCTCGGGCCGCGGCTCGGCAAGCGCATGAAGGAGGTCTCGGCCGCCATCGCCAAGATGAGCCTGGACGAAATGCTGGCCCTGGAAAACGGCCAAACCCTCACGTTTGCGGGCGAGCCCCTCACGCTCGAGGACGTGGAGATCCGCCGCGCCCCGCGAACTCCCTCGGATTCGCTGCTGGCCCACCAGCTGATCTCCATCGAGCTCGATCCCACCGTCAGCGAAGAGCAGATCCTCGAGGGCCTCTCGCGCGAGGTGATCCGGCGGGTCAACATGGCCCGCAAGGAGGCAGGCCTCAACCTCGACGATCGCATCGGACTCGAGTTGGCCTGCGCGGGGGATCTGCGACGTGCGGTGGAGGCGCACAAAACCAGCATCATGGCCGATACGCTCACCGTCGATCTCGCGCTCGTCGACGAAGCGCCTGCCGGGGACTTCGTGAGCCAGCTCGACGTCGACGAGGCCAAGCTGGGCCTCGGTCTGCGCAAGGCCCCGGCCCGCTGA
- a CDS encoding LON peptidase substrate-binding domain-containing protein, whose product MSMFSDEDDEGTGPIDPAVLAALPIFPLPNVVLFPGALLPLHIFEPRYRTLTKDVLDSHHMLAMAMRLEDELPGRGTPAVAPVVGVGEVVAAEPLSDGRFNLLVEGRARARIVKELSSTKPYRLVQAVQLFEGDDREATLPGSRLAESDAALRALIEEVALRLEDEDALALRQTVAQPLRLGMLVDRLASVLVTKAQVRQTLLETLDPGARVDSLSREIAGLLTHLRPRSALN is encoded by the coding sequence GTGTCGATGTTTTCGGATGAAGACGACGAGGGAACGGGGCCGATCGATCCTGCGGTGCTGGCGGCCCTGCCCATCTTTCCCCTACCCAACGTGGTGCTGTTTCCCGGCGCGCTCTTGCCGCTGCACATCTTCGAGCCGCGCTACCGGACGCTGACGAAGGACGTGCTCGATTCGCACCACATGCTGGCGATGGCCATGCGCCTCGAGGACGAGCTGCCCGGGCGAGGCACGCCCGCCGTGGCGCCGGTTGTGGGCGTGGGCGAGGTGGTGGCCGCCGAGCCCCTGTCCGACGGGCGCTTCAATTTATTGGTGGAAGGGCGGGCGCGGGCGCGCATCGTGAAGGAGCTGTCATCGACCAAGCCCTACAGGCTGGTTCAAGCCGTGCAGCTCTTCGAAGGTGACGACCGGGAAGCCACTTTACCCGGGTCGCGCCTTGCCGAGTCGGACGCGGCGCTGCGCGCGCTCATCGAGGAGGTGGCCCTGCGGCTCGAAGACGAAGACGCTCTGGCCTTGCGGCAAACCGTGGCGCAGCCCCTGCGGCTCGGCATGCTGGTGGATCGCCTGGCGTCCGTGCTCGTGACGAAGGCCCAGGTGCGGCAGACGCTGCTCGAGACGCTCGATCCGGGCGCCCGGGTAGACAGCCTTTCGCGCGAGATCGCCGGCCTGCTGACGCATCTGCGCCCCCGCTCCGCCCTGAACTGA
- a CDS encoding SDR family oxidoreductase, translating to MTPSTPNPRLAGGLAVVTGASRGIGRAIAATLAGAGARVVGCSVRGPEGGGSFLDDLDPDVRARCRFERCDVASPGEVAAFAERVMERDGVPEILVNNAGVVVRGPLEDLDDARWSHMMNVNVSGTFFMTRAFLRGMKLRNAGRIVNIASIAGRQGTPQLVAYCTAKHAVVGFTRALAEELRGTGIAVNAVCPGSVDTEMLQVGMPGGVPNMSPQDIANVVLFLAGDAPAALVGACVDVFG from the coding sequence GTGACCCCTTCGACGCCCAACCCGCGGCTCGCGGGGGGCTTGGCCGTGGTGACGGGCGCGTCACGGGGCATCGGCCGGGCGATCGCGGCCACGCTGGCCGGGGCCGGGGCCCGGGTGGTGGGGTGCAGCGTGCGTGGCCCCGAGGGGGGCGGCTCGTTTCTCGACGACCTCGACCCCGACGTGCGCGCCCGGTGTCGCTTCGAGCGCTGCGACGTGGCCTCCCCGGGGGAGGTGGCCGCTTTCGCCGAGCGGGTGATGGAGCGGGACGGCGTCCCCGAGATCCTCGTCAACAATGCGGGTGTGGTGGTGCGCGGACCGCTCGAGGACCTCGACGACGCGCGGTGGAGCCACATGATGAACGTAAACGTCTCGGGTACGTTCTTCATGACCCGGGCGTTTTTACGGGGCATGAAGCTGCGCAATGCAGGTCGGATCGTGAACATCGCCTCGATCGCGGGGCGTCAAGGGACGCCGCAGTTGGTGGCCTACTGCACCGCCAAGCACGCCGTGGTGGGCTTCACCCGCGCGCTGGCCGAGGAGTTGAGGGGTACGGGCATCGCCGTGAATGCCGTATGCCCGGGCTCCGTGGATACGGAAATGTTGCAAGTCGGCATGCCCGGGGGTGTGCCGAACATGTCTCCTCAGGACATTGCGAACGTGGTGTTGTTCTTGGCAGGCGACGCCCCGGCGGCGCTGGTGGGGGCGTGTGTCGATGTTTTCGGATGA
- a CDS encoding GTP cyclohydrolase I, with amino-acid sequence MTAANEHEMKVALAAFLRACGLDPEGNGDLLDTPGRVAKLWLKEFLAGYTMDPKEILAAPVRGEADPDVVVVGGLRFHAMCPHHLVPFRGVAHVAYIPAGQLVGFGRLADLVECFTKRLTLQERATHQIAHSLMEGLSAKGAGCVIEAEQLCLALPGERHDQSGVVTSAFVGEMRERPDLKARLLAAANLGGRAK; translated from the coding sequence ATGACGGCGGCCAACGAGCACGAGATGAAAGTGGCCCTTGCCGCGTTTTTACGGGCGTGTGGCCTCGACCCCGAGGGCAACGGCGATTTGCTCGACACGCCGGGGCGCGTGGCGAAGCTCTGGCTGAAGGAGTTTCTGGCGGGATACACGATGGATCCGAAGGAGATCCTGGCCGCCCCCGTGCGGGGTGAGGCCGATCCCGACGTGGTGGTGGTAGGGGGGCTGCGCTTTCACGCCATGTGCCCCCACCATCTCGTGCCCTTCCGGGGCGTGGCTCATGTCGCGTACATCCCCGCGGGCCAGTTGGTCGGCTTCGGGCGCCTGGCCGACCTGGTGGAGTGTTTCACCAAGCGGCTGACGCTGCAGGAGCGGGCCACGCATCAGATTGCACACTCCCTCATGGAAGGTCTTTCGGCAAAGGGCGCAGGATGCGTGATCGAGGCGGAGCAGCTGTGCCTGGCCCTGCCTGGTGAGCGGCATGACCAGTCGGGCGTGGTGACGAGCGCCTTCGTGGGGGAGATGCGCGAGCGCCCGGACCTCAAAGCGCGCCTTCTGGCCGCCGCCAACCTCGGGGGGCGCGCGAAGTGA
- a CDS encoding DUF2203 domain-containing protein, which translates to MPRRLFTVAEVNRLIPSLERIFGEVLQLHASLRREEVHLESLGVRPSKEILAGEDEAGSPAIRQAKAMFRAYYEMLVESLGQVADLGGQVKDLETGLVDFPGRRGGDDIFLCWKLGEKSVSHWHPLDTGFSGRRPLDGLVPREPQLD; encoded by the coding sequence ATGCCGCGCCGGCTGTTCACGGTTGCCGAGGTGAATCGGCTGATCCCCTCCTTGGAGCGCATCTTCGGGGAGGTGCTCCAGTTGCATGCATCCTTGCGCCGCGAGGAGGTCCACCTCGAGAGCCTGGGGGTTCGCCCGAGCAAAGAGATCCTGGCCGGGGAAGACGAGGCGGGATCTCCGGCGATCCGCCAGGCGAAGGCGATGTTTCGTGCGTACTACGAGATGCTGGTGGAATCGCTGGGCCAGGTGGCCGACCTTGGCGGTCAGGTGAAGGATCTCGAGACGGGGCTGGTGGATTTTCCCGGCCGGCGTGGCGGCGACGACATCTTTTTGTGCTGGAAGCTGGGCGAAAAGTCCGTGTCCCACTGGCATCCCCTGGACACGGGCTTTTCGGGGCGCCGCCCGCTCGATGGGCTCGTGCCCCGCGAGCCTCAGCTCGACTGA
- a CDS encoding SDR family oxidoreductase: MPSRPPSRKPAPASENKPAPKSEGAAPKPLAGKTALVTGGAVRVGRAIALALGAAGARVAVHHHKSRPAAERLVAQMHARGMDAESFSADLGSLDGPGHLVARVERWAQGLDLLVNNAAVFQQTPFEQVTPESLEGLWNLNFRGPFLLCQAATPALRRHKGAIVNILDVAAYHAWRGYSHYCPTKAALAMLTRNLAIELAPDVRVCGVAPGTVLFPEDFDEATKDRVVSRIPLAREGRPEDVADAVLYLATAAYVTGAVLPVDGGRMAGSRDPL; the protein is encoded by the coding sequence ATGCCATCGCGCCCCCCTTCACGGAAGCCGGCCCCAGCGTCGGAGAACAAACCCGCCCCCAAATCCGAAGGCGCAGCCCCAAAACCCCTCGCCGGCAAGACCGCCCTCGTCACGGGAGGCGCGGTGCGCGTGGGGCGTGCGATCGCGCTTGCGCTCGGAGCCGCCGGCGCAAGGGTGGCCGTGCACCACCACAAGTCGCGTCCTGCGGCCGAGCGCCTGGTGGCCCAGATGCACGCCCGCGGCATGGACGCGGAGAGCTTCTCGGCGGACCTCGGCTCGCTGGACGGCCCCGGGCACCTCGTGGCCCGGGTGGAACGCTGGGCACAGGGGCTCGATCTTTTGGTGAACAACGCCGCTGTGTTTCAGCAAACGCCCTTCGAACAAGTGACCCCGGAGTCCCTCGAGGGCCTGTGGAACCTGAACTTCAGGGGGCCCTTCCTCCTCTGCCAGGCCGCCACCCCCGCCTTACGCCGTCACAAAGGGGCCATCGTCAACATCCTCGACGTGGCGGCGTATCACGCGTGGCGGGGCTATAGCCACTACTGCCCTACGAAGGCAGCCCTGGCGATGCTCACCCGCAACTTGGCGATCGAGCTGGCTCCCGATGTGCGCGTGTGCGGCGTCGCGCCCGGCACGGTGTTGTTTCCGGAGGACTTCGACGAAGCCACCAAGGACCGCGTCGTGTCCCGCATTCCTCTCGCACGGGAGGGCCGACCAGAAGACGTTGCGGACGCTGTCCTCTACTTGGCCACCGCCGCGTACGTGACCGGAGCGGTGCTGCCGGTCGATGGCGGCCGCATGGCCGGCTCCCGCGATCCCCTCTGA
- a CDS encoding urate hydroxylase PuuD: MFDDPSSLASLLLRFAHIAFGVIWLGVLVFFYLVNAPLQTELDDATKAKVNPGLLLRALFWARRTSLYTVLAGWFLFGHKYMGQHLLVEDGSITNRGLWILTGGFIGTLMWFNLAFIIYPRQRTLLLALAKGEPLPGAETLAATAAASSKLNLYLSGPLLFCMVVPNNYPGWPFFSLPVAIVVGVGFWFGLVKKAGKVKPLG; encoded by the coding sequence ATGTTCGACGACCCCTCCTCCCTCGCATCGCTACTCCTTCGGTTCGCTCACATCGCGTTCGGTGTCATCTGGCTGGGCGTTCTGGTGTTCTTCTACCTGGTCAACGCGCCCCTGCAGACCGAGCTCGACGACGCCACGAAGGCCAAGGTCAACCCGGGGCTCTTGCTTCGGGCGCTGTTTTGGGCGCGGCGCACGTCGCTCTACACGGTGCTCGCGGGCTGGTTCCTCTTCGGGCACAAGTACATGGGACAGCACCTGCTGGTGGAAGACGGCAGCATCACGAACCGCGGGTTGTGGATCCTCACCGGCGGCTTCATCGGCACCCTGATGTGGTTCAACCTGGCGTTCATCATCTACCCGCGCCAGCGCACGTTGTTGCTGGCTCTCGCCAAAGGCGAACCCCTGCCAGGAGCCGAAACGCTCGCCGCCACTGCCGCTGCTTCCAGCAAGCTGAACCTCTACCTTTCTGGCCCCCTGCTTTTCTGCATGGTCGTCCCGAACAACTACCCCGGGTGGCCGTTCTTTTCGCTCCCCGTGGCGATCGTGGTGGGCGTGGGCTTTTGGTTCGGTCTCGTCAAGAAGGCCGGCAAAGTGAAACCGCTCGGCTGA
- a CDS encoding aminotransferase class I/II-fold pyridoxal phosphate-dependent enzyme codes for MSDRFTPARRTAGFGTSIFTEISRLAVEHGAVNLGQGFPDFPAPTFVKEAARAAISADHNQYAPAPGLPRLRQAIASHWQTRHGVTYDSETEITVTQGATEALFAAVLGTLDPGDEAIVFEPFYDAYVPDVQMAGGVPRFVRLHPPAWRFDPQELEAAFSPCTKIVFVNTPHNPTGKVFSTEELDLIAKLAIRYDTLVVADEVYSELTFDGVPHVPIATRPGMRERTITVDSIGKTFSVTGWKIGWALAPPRLTQAVRATHQFITFCNPTPLQEAAATALEQAEGLGYYHELRRAYGARRETLRAVLEAAGLPPLPIAGAYFLLADIARQPFADDVSFCRHLIEKVGVAAIPPSFFYADPRSAPRLARFCFAKSDEALARAAARLKRLAG; via the coding sequence ATGTCGGATCGGTTCACACCTGCCCGCAGGACGGCCGGCTTCGGTACGTCGATCTTCACGGAGATCTCGCGGCTGGCGGTCGAGCACGGCGCCGTGAACTTGGGGCAGGGTTTTCCGGACTTTCCGGCGCCTACGTTCGTGAAGGAAGCTGCGCGGGCCGCCATCAGCGCCGACCACAACCAGTACGCCCCCGCCCCGGGCCTGCCCCGCCTTCGCCAGGCCATCGCCTCGCACTGGCAAACGCGGCACGGCGTCACCTACGATTCCGAGACTGAAATCACGGTCACACAGGGCGCCACCGAAGCGCTCTTTGCCGCCGTACTGGGCACGCTCGACCCGGGCGACGAGGCCATCGTCTTCGAGCCGTTCTACGACGCCTATGTGCCGGATGTACAGATGGCGGGGGGTGTTCCCCGTTTCGTGCGCTTGCACCCGCCTGCGTGGCGCTTCGACCCGCAAGAGCTCGAGGCGGCGTTCTCGCCCTGCACGAAGATCGTGTTCGTCAATACGCCCCACAATCCCACGGGCAAGGTGTTTTCCACCGAGGAACTCGACCTCATCGCGAAGCTGGCGATCCGATACGACACGCTCGTGGTGGCCGACGAGGTCTATAGCGAGCTCACCTTCGACGGAGTCCCTCACGTGCCGATCGCCACCCGCCCCGGCATGCGGGAACGCACGATCACCGTCGATAGCATCGGCAAGACCTTCAGCGTGACGGGCTGGAAGATCGGCTGGGCCCTGGCGCCGCCTCGGCTCACCCAGGCCGTGCGCGCCACCCACCAATTCATCACGTTCTGCAACCCCACGCCCTTACAGGAGGCAGCCGCCACCGCGCTCGAGCAAGCCGAAGGTCTCGGCTACTACCACGAGCTTCGCCGCGCGTACGGCGCGCGCCGCGAGACCCTGCGCGCGGTGTTGGAGGCGGCGGGCCTGCCCCCATTGCCCATCGCCGGCGCGTACTTTTTGCTGGCCGACATCGCAAGGCAGCCCTTCGCCGATGACGTCTCGTTCTGCCGCCACCTCATCGAAAAGGTGGGTGTGGCCGCGATCCCCCCGTCGTTCTTCTACGCGGACCCGCGCTCGGCCCCGCGCCTCGCGCGCTTCTGTTTTGCCAAGAGCGACGAGGCCCTCGCCCGCGCGGCCGCACGCCTGAAACGCCTCGCAGGCTGA